The proteins below come from a single Chrysoperla carnea chromosome 1, inChrCarn1.1, whole genome shotgun sequence genomic window:
- the LOC123290560 gene encoding uncharacterized protein LOC123290560, whose amino-acid sequence MAYKYLSILVLVFGLFSNNFKLAQSSCEITPECRENIFRNMLFASDSTAVYADETTSSDIFLPDYLLSSITVPHYPLYLIQLKNNLIQYLMKQNFNYPKILESITQTMAHKSREDIVIETLITLRDLLSSDCAIRSDTNAMLVYLLQRHRPYDAREELPNEPMVPPTFSTMPTSTFLNISPAANNNNLVLQTAHEDNFMNMNSPSAASLASVQIPDTDIINGNCNKLSCSKIIQLLEKIIQKMDEPKQYQIFIDFSKLSQINFSTGTPQVTFESPTRQPIVEPERPIVGEIQMVLLPISNLLQKIYVKLYNFNHPSLTLRQGTEGPPITDYLKSVKYHSPEFDGFQDITVFDIRAAILPTIHIVGKIYKELAILVAQYYIPGYPIEEPYLDNHKYLTDIASREQITAYTIVKSFQPVMDYLDKILLILDNVARLNILYPGKVSDFPQFQDLVQAPRHGSLYLQRHALSLYDLQNALVPVIDRLTKILATLYRIKPGYKTDTRFVALFNNLKLFLKRNMSYSEDFRLENVKPLLNPIVQLLQYILEKLDDFKRTIRSAGPFFNDIPIQATTTIIVPTILPTTTPTTTTTTTTTTTTTTTTPPPPPKFAYLIEKLPKPETEEQQEYYVIISAFLSRADLERLIGNSIDIHAYKNEHDLLKALFGRSITLKLSAAELAAVKYYLEYEVKLARLSLVTHKEIHKQFDLSGIILDTINLQTLTDEQRIAFDDFFQFILNIQNDQMSKFETWTEAKTKGEFMKILFDYFLTASFVPENVKHSIKVIVPTIQMTGAGSQPV is encoded by the exons TACTGCTGTCTATGCCGACGAAACCACTAGTTCAG atatATTTTTACCAGATTATTTGCTGTCTTCAATAACGGTACCACATTATCCgctttatttaattcaattaaaaaataatttaatacaatatttaatgaaacaaaattttaactaccCAAAAATATTAGAATCAATCACTCAAACAATGGCGCACAAATCACGTGAAGATATCGTGATTGAAACATTAATCACACTACGTGATCTATTATCAAGTGATTGTGCCATTCGTAGTGATACAAATGCAATGCTGGTTTACTTGTTACAACGTCATCGGCCGTATGACGCACGAGAAGAACTTCCTAATGAGCCAATGGTTCCTCCGACTTTCTCAACAATGCCAACTTCAACGTTTCTAAATATATCACCGGCtgccaataataataatctcgTTTTACAAACAGCTCAcgaagataattttatgaatatgaatTCTCCATCAGCAGCATCATTGGCAAGTGTTCAAATACCCGATACTGATATTATAAATGGAAATTGTAATAAACTTTCAtgctcaaaaattattcaattattagaaaaaatcatacaaaaaatgGATGAACCCAAACAGTaccaaatatttattgatttttcaaaattatctcaAATTAATTTCTCCACTGGAACACCTCAAGTTACATTCGAATCACCAACAAGACAGCCTATAGTCGAACCCGAAAGACCGATTGTTGGTGAAATACAAATGGTATTATTACCAATaagtaatttattacaaaaaatttatgtaaaattgtataatttcaaCCACCCAAGTTTAACATTGCGCCAGGGTACTGAAGGCCCACCAATAACGGATTATCTAAAAAGTGTGAAATATCATAGTCCAGAATTTGATGGTTTTCAAGATATAACTGTATTCGATATTCGTGCAGCTATTTTACCAACGATTCATATagttggaaaaatttataaagagttAGCAATATTAGTTGCGCAATACTATATACCAGGTTATCCAATTGAGGAACCATATTTAGATAACCATAAATATTTAACAGATATTGCAAGCCGTGAACAAATTACAGCGTATACAATTGTAAAATCATTTCAACCGGTTATGgattatttagataaaattttattgatcttaGACAATGTAGcacgtttaaatattttatatccagGAAAAGTTTCTGATTTCCCGCAATTCCAAGATTTGGTACAAGCACCGAGGCATGGAAGTCTGTATTTACAACGGCATGCACTTTCATTGTATGATCTACAAAATGCATTAGTACCAGTAATTGAtcgtttaacaaaaattttggccACATTATATCGAATTAAACCAGGATATAAAACCGATACACGATTTGTGGCGCTattcaataatttgaaattattcttaaaacgGAATATGAGCTATTCGGAAGATTTTCGATTAGAAAATGTAAAACCACTATTAAATCCAATTGTTCAATTATtgcaatatattttagaaaaacttgaTGATTTTAAGCGAACCATTCGAAGTGCTGGGCCATTTTTCAATGATATACCAATACAGGCCACTACGACAATTATTGTACCCACCATCCTACCGACAACGACCCCCACTACAACGACTACAACTACTACTACAACCACCACAACAACCACAACTCCACCCCCACCCCCgaaatttgcatatttaatagaaaaattaccAAAACCTGAAACTGAGGAACAGCAAgaatattatgtaattatttcagCATTTTTATCACGAGCCGATTTAGAAAGACTTATAGGTAATTCAATTGACATCCATGCATATAAAAATGAACATGATTTATTAAAAGCATTATTTGGGCGATCAATTACACTTAAATTATCAGCTGCAGAATTAGCTGCAGTTAAGTATTATTTAGAATACGAAGTGAAGTTAGCACGATTAAGTCTTGTAACGCACAAAGAGATTCATAAACAATTCGATTTATCTGGAATTATTTTAGATACTATTAACTTACAAACATTAACTGATGAACAACGGATAGCGTTTGatgattttttccaatttatattaaatattcaaaatgaccAAATGTCTAAATTCGAAACCTGGACAGAGGCAAAAACAAAAGGTGAATTCATGAAAATACTGTTTGACTACTTCTTAACCGCATCATTTGTACCGGAAAATGTGAAACATTCCATCAAAGTTATTGTACCAACTATTCAAATGACTGGGGCAGGCTCACAACCTGTTTGA